DNA sequence from the Candidatus Sulfuricurvum sp. RIFRC-1 genome:
AATGCGAGAGCAAATCCTCTACCGGACATTTGACAAGATCGGCGTCTATATTTTTAGCCAAAGCTTTTTGTGCTCGATCGGAGAGGGCTGATGTCAGCTCTTTGTGATGTTTAGCCGGAAATGCAAGGTAACAAGAACCCGGTTGTGCGTTAGAGAGCATCGCAGATATATCATCTGAGATTTGTTGAACCAAACGCTGTTCACGTTCGTGCTCAGCACCGTGATCCTCTCCGCTGCCATTCTTAAAGCGGCCCTGATCATCACTAAGTGTTTCACTCATACTTTGACGACCCTCGATATAATCCAAATCGCTTTGAAGTTCCAAGTGATAGCGGTTTGTTGCTGTAATCATTTGCACTTTATAACTTTTGAGTTCACCCATATCTGCTACGATAATCAATTTGCCATTGTGTTCCATTGGAGTCTCCTTTATGTTGCGAAGAGTTAAAAATGATTCATAGAGATGGTACACCTGAAATCTTAAAGAAAAGATTATTTCATTCGGATTATGAGAGAATTATCTTATAATACCCTCACATACAAACAAGAGATTATAAGCTTAAAAGGTAGAGCATGACGGAACGTTTTAATCAAGCTGCACAGGGGTGGGACAAAGGGGATATGCGTCAAAATATCGCCCACAGCGTCTTCCAAACCATCAGCAGCCGCATTTCATTATTAAATAATATGAATATCATGGATTTTGGTGCAGGTACCGGACTGCTTAGTTTTAAAATAGCCAGCATGGTGAATCAAGTTGTGGGTGTCGATCTCTCTGAGAAAATGTTGGAACAGCTTGAGAGTAAAAATTCTGAAAATCTATGTGTAGAAACGATCTGCCAAAATATCTGCGAAGAACCGTTAAATAAGCAGTTTCATGGAATCGTCAGTTCGATGGCAATGCACCATGTTGAGGACACGGAAGATTTATTTAGAACCTTTCATTCCCATTTAAAACGAGACGGTTTCATCGCTATCGCCGATTTAGAAGCGGAAGATGGAACGTTTCACTCTCATGGAAATGATGGAGTATACCATTTTGGATTTGAGCGCTCTGTATTGCGTCAGACGATTGAAAACGCCGGATTTGAACATGTTCGATTTCACCACGCCTATACGGTTGAAAAAGAGACACGAGAATATCCGATATTTCTTGTAACGGCATCTAAAAAACCATAATTATTCGGATAAAGTGGCTGGGTTGGGTTCTTTTAACGTAATTTATAGCTATTTTCTTTTATAATTCCCTACTTTTTTAGTTATATTATCAGCCAATTTTAATCTGCCTCGGCTGAGGGAAGCATTTGAATTTATAAATAAGGAGACAACATGCAAATCAGCGGTGCACAGATGGTTATTGAAGCACTTATCGCCGAGGAAGTCGAAGTCGTATTCGGTTACCCCGGCGGGGCGATCATGAATGTCTATGATGAGATTTACAAACAGCGATCGTTTCAGCATGTATTGACAAGACACGAACAAGCAGCGGTACATGCCGCAGAGGGGTATGCTAAAGCTACCGGTAAAGTAGGGGTGGCGATGATTACCTCCGGTCCCGGCTTTACCAACGGTGTGACCGGATTAGCGGATGCCTACATGGACTCTATCCCTCTCGTACTGATAAGCGGTCAGGTGCCGATGTCTCTTATCGGAACCGATGCGTTCCAAGAGATCGATGCGGTCGGTATCAGCCGTCCGTGTACGAAACACAACTATCTAGTAACGGATGCGGCTGATTTGCCACGTATTCTCAAAGAGGCATTTTACATCGCTCGTACCGGTCGTCCGGGTCCCGTGCATGTCGATATTCCAAAAGACGTAACGGCACAAATCGCTAAATTTGATTACACCAAAGAGGTTGATATCGAGACGTATAAACCGACGACCAAGGGTAACACGCGTCAGATCAAAAAAGCGATGGAAGCGATCGCGAGCTCTAAACGTCCTCTCTTGTATCTCGGAGGTGGGATTATCAACGCTAATGCGGCAGAGCTGGTGCGTGAGTTCTCCAAAATGACTCAAATTCCTGCGGTAGAGACCTTTATGGCACGCGGAACGCTCCGCTATGATGATCCGTTATTGATTTCGATGCTTGGGATGCACGGCTCGTATGCGGCAAACATGGCGATGTCTGAGACCGATCTCGTTATCGGTTTGGGTGCTCGTTTTGATGACCGTGTTACCGGAAAGCTCTCTGAATTTGCGAAAAATGCGCAGATCATCCATGTTGATATCGATCCGGCGAGTATTTCAAAATTGGTCAATGCCCACTTTCCAATCGTTGGAGATGTCAAAAATGTATTGGAGCAAATGATTCCTCTTGCTCGTGAGCAAGTCGATCCTAAACGTTATGAATCATGGCATAACACCATTGCAAATTTTAACAAGCTTCATCCTCTCTCGTACAAAGAAGAGGGAGATCGCATTAAACCGCAATGGGTAGTTGAGCGTATCGGACAGCTCTTGGGTGATGGTGCCAATATCTCAACCGACGTCGGACAGCATCAGATGTGGACGGCGCAGTTTTATCCCTTTACCCGCCCTCGTCAATGGGTAAGTTCAGGGGGACTTGGAACGATGGGCTTCGGTTTTCCGGCGGCAATCGGTGTTAAACGTGCCGATATGGATCGTGTCAGTATTAACATCACGGGTGATGGCTCGATACTCATGAATATCCAAGAATTGATGACAGCGGTTGAGTATAAACTCCCGGTTATCAATGTTATCTTGAACAATAACTTCTTGGGAATGGTTCGTCAGTGGCAAACCTTGTTCTATGACAAGCGTCACTCCTCTACCGATCTTTCGATGCAGCCTGATTTTGTGAAGCTTGCCGATGCGTTCGGTGGAGTAGGGTATCGGGTAACAACCAAAGATGAATTTGATGCCGCACTCAAAGATGCGGTTGAAAAAAATGTCGTTGCGATCATTGATGTCGCTGTTAACCGATTTGAAAACGTTTTACCGATGGTTCCGGCAGGCGGATCATTATTTAATATGATGTTAGAGTACAAGGAGAAATAATGATGGAACAGACAGAACGCCGCGTTATTTCCGTTATCGTAATGAATGAAGCAAGCGTACTTTCACGTATTGCAGGACTGTTTTCAGGGCGTGGATACAACATTGAATCGCTTACGGTAGCTCCGATCCCTGATTCTAAATATTCTCGTATTACCATCGTAACCGCAGGATCCGTCCGTGTGGTTGAACAAATTACGAAACAGCTGCACAAACTGATTCCGGTACTGAGAGTCTACGAACATGCCGATTTGGTTGAGACGGAGATGGCGTTGGTCAAAATTCCGATGAGTGAGTCATTGGGCGATATTGAAGCCCTTACTCACGCCTATAATGGGCGTATCGTCAATGTTGGCAGTGACACGATGATCGTAATGATCTCTGATGAACCCTCTCGTGTCAATCATTTTCTGGAAGCAATCAAACGTTTTCACCCCAAAGAGATCGTTCGCAGCGGCTCTGTGGCATTAGAGAGATAAAACAGATGAAACTTTATGAAATAGCGGCTTTTTTAGGTTGTAATGAGATCCAGGATTCGATTGAAATTACGGGGATGAATACCCTTAAAAATGCAGTAGAGGGGGAAATATCATTCCTTTCTGACTCTAAATACGAAAAAGAGCTCTCTGAGACAAAAGCGTCTGCCGTGATCCTTCCTGCTTCAAAAGCTCATTTACTTCCTGCGGGGGTAGTGGTTCTTAATTCTGATGAGCCATATATGTATGTAGCGCTCCTCTCTAAACATTTTGCCAAACCGATACAAAGCAGTGATCTCCCTCCTGTTATTGGAGAGGGTACACGTGTTTATCCGACTGCCCATATTGAAAACGGTGCTAGAATCGGCGCTAACTGTACCATTATGAGCGGTGTTTATATTGGGGCTGAAGCGGTAATCGGCGATGATGTTATCCTTTATCCCAATGTGAGCGTTTATCGTGATTGTGTGATCGGCAATCGTGTTATGATTCATTCCGGAACGGTGATAGGCAGTGATGGTTTCGGATATGCTCACACAAAATTGGGTGAACACATCAAGCTTTATCAAAACGGTAAAGTAATTATTGAAGATGATGTAGAGATCGGTGCCAATACGACCGTGGATTGTGCAGTATTTGGTTCGACGATTATCAAGCAGGGTGTTAAAATCGATAATCTGGTTCAAATTGGGCATAATTGTGTTGTGGGCGAACACTCCATTATTGTATCGCAATCGGGACTTGCGGGCTCTACTACGCTGGGACGAAATGTTGTTATGGGTGGTCAAAGTGCTACGGCAGGACATTTAAGTATCGCTCCGTTTACAACGTTAGCCGCTCGCTCAGGTGTTACGAAAAGTATCGTTAATAAAGGTATTTATAGCGGCTTTCCTTTAATGGAACATAAATTATGGCTGAGAATGCAGGCAAAACTTGCTAAAATGTTAGAATCGTAAGTTATTAAGGGGAGACGGTGAAAATTGCAGCAGTAGGTTTGATGTTACTTGGCAGTATTGTTTATGCTGAGGGTGAACCTGCTGAAATCCGTATGCCCGATATCGTTCTCGATGCAATAAAGCATTGCGAATGTTTAAAAGAGAACGGTGAATGTAATCCTCACGTTATCCGTATTAACGCAATTGAAGAAGCCGAACGTGCAAAAAATGCAGGTTTTGCGGTTAATGGTCATTTAATCAAATGCGGTTCAGCCGAACAATGCAGTACCCAAGCCCAGGCACTAATCGACGGTGGGATTACCAACCTCGATCTCGGACCATACCAAATCAATTATAAGTACCATCCGAATCCGATGCTTCACGAATATTTTGAAGATTCTACGTCGCGTGAACAAGCAAATTCCATTTTGACAAAGCTCGTCAAAAGTTTTGGATATTCATGGGAAACGTTGGGCCGATATCACCATTTCAGCGCTACGGATCGCACACGTAACGAGCGATATTATCGTAAAATGTATGCCTTTATTTATGGAAATTCTTCAAAAGTACAAGCTGCCGAATAAACTCCCCTTTTTTAAGATTGCTTTAGCCAAAATCGGCTAAACTCTTTTCTATACAGTTTTATAGGAGAGATTATGAGTTCTGGTGTAACAATTATTAAAGAGATTCCATTGGATGGGACAAAAAAAGGGATAATTTCTATCAGTAAGGTAGATGAGCCGTACGGTGCAGGAAGTGACAGCGTTGCAAGCATCGGGATCTCTTTATCCGGTGATGCCAAAAATCCTGAATGGAAAGTTCATCTTCCTATGGGAAATATTGATGCGGTTGTGGAAGCACTAAAAAGTATCCAATAATTACTTTTTAGTGTTGAGCGTTTTTCCGTTCGTGGTGAGCTCGTCGAACCATGAACCGTTTTACCCTTCCGATTGGCTCAGGGTGAACGGTTATACAACTATTTCTTATTTGCTACAAAAGTTGCGATACGTTTAATCCCCTCGCGAATACTTTCGATATCGGTTGCAAAACTAAATCGGAAATACCCCTCAGAACCAAATCCTACTCCCGGTACGACTGCAATCCCTTGTTCTTCGAGTAACTCTTTACAAAATTGCATAGAATCATTGCTTACCTCTTTGATGTTCACGAATAGGTAAAATGCACCCGCAGGAGAGAGGACTGATAACCCCTCAACTTCGTTAAACAATTTAACCGCTTCGTCGCGACGCGCTTTAAACTGAACACGCATTGCTTCAATATCTGCATCTGCATCACCGTTAAGTCCGACAATGGCTGCTTTTTGAGTGATCGAATTGATGTTTGATGTGCTTTGGCTTTGCAATTTTTTAGTAGCTTGGATAATTTCGGTATTGGCTGCAGCCATATACCCAAAACGCCATCCTGTCATGGCTACCGATTTTGAAAGACCGTTGATGGTAACAGTACGTTGAAACATATCATCACTGACCGCAGCGGCCGAGGTAAACTCACCGTCATAAATCAGTTTTTCGTACATCTCATCACTCGCAACGATGACATTGGTCCCTTCCAATACTTTTCCAAGAGCAGTAAGCTCTTCTTGTGAGTAGACGGCACCGGTCGGATTGGACGGAGAGGTGAGAATTAACATTTTGGTTTTCGGTGTCAACGCTGCTTTGAGCTGCTCAGGGGTAATTTTAAATCCGCTTGCATCGTCTGTCATAATCTCGACGACTGTTCCACCACAATACATGACAAGTTCAGGATAAGTAACCCAGTATGGTGCAGGAATGATCACTTCATCACCGGCTTGGATTGTGCAGGCAAATAGATTATAGAGTGAGTGCTTTGCACCGTTGTTGGCGATGATTTGGTTTGGTTTGTACTCAAGACCGTTGTCACGTTTGAGTTTTAGTGCAATGGCTGCTTTAAGATCAGGAATTCCGTCAACCGCAGTGTATTTGGTGAAACCGTCATTGATAGCTTTAATAGCAGCATCTTTTATCACTTGTGGTGTATCAAAATCAGGTTCACCGGCGGAGAAGCTGAGGATGTTTTTCCCCTGCGCTTTGAGCTCTTGTGCTAACGTTGAGATAGCGATGGTAATCGATTCGGAGAGTATATTGACGCGATCGGTTAACATGGGTGTACCCTTATAAAAAATTTCGGAATTATAACATGGCTGGCTTTAAATTTTACATCAGTTGTTGATTTAAAAACTGCGGTTTTCCCGTATGAAATCCCTGTGCATAGGTAATGCCCAAATCGGTTACATTTTGTAAAATTTCTTCGGAAGATACAAATTCGGCAACCGTATCGATTCCGATACGCTGGGCAAAGTCAACAATTGCTTCAACGACAATTCGATGGCGCGGATTTTCATCGATTGACTTGATGAGTGAACCGTCGATTTTGAGAATATCAACGTTGAGTTTGAGAATGTTTTCGAAGTTAGAATAGCCTGTTCCAAAATCGTCGATAGCGATCTTTGCTCCCAGTGCTTTCATCCGAGAGATAAACGAAGCAACTTCATCGAAATTATCAATACCCTCAGACTCTAAAATTTCAAAAATTATCCGATCGGCTGTACCGGTTTGGCGGAGAATATTTTCGATCGTCGATACGGTTCTGCTATCTAAAATATCACTACCGGAGAGATTAACCGAAAATTGCTCATGCCGTGCCGCAAAGAGGTTACATGCTTGATAAACAACTTCTTGAGTAATGTGATGGTAGAGTTTGGTTTTTTGGGCAATTGGTAGAAAATCATTGGGAGCAATCAGTGAATCGTCCTCGTTTTTAATCCGTACCAAGGTCTCGAATTTCTCGATTTTACCGCTGCTGCAGGAGACGATAGGTTGATACTGACAAACAATTCGGTGTTCGACTAAAGCCTGACGGATGCGAGCAGACATCGCAATGTTGGCTTGATATTGTTGTTCAATTCCCTCAGATTGGTCATACACGGAATACGGTTGTTTTGCGCTTCGTGCTTTGTTAAGCGCAACATCGGCATGAATGAGCGGTTTTTCGCTGTCGATTGCAATACCGACGGTAGCTCGGACATGAACCGTTTCTTCTGAAATCATAAAAAGCTTTTCACTTAAAAGGGAAAGGAGCATTTCGATGTTATGGCGAAACTCGGCTGATGTGCTTCCCTGCTTTAGACGAAATGCAAATTCATCACCACCGAGCCGATAAGGGGAGAGTTTCATTTCGACAAGCCAGTGAGCGATTTGGCTGAGAAGCCAGTCTCCTGCATCGATTCCGAAGAAATCATTGATCTCTTTAAAATCATCGATGTTTAAAATAGCAACCGTATTACTCTGTTTTGTCGATAAATCTTCTTGGAGTTTAAGACGATTTGGAAGGGTCGTGAGATTGTCATAATAAAGGTGCCGCGTCGCTTCATGGGTTTGCTCAGCAATTTTAATTTCAAGATTTTTATTAATCGTTTCGATCTCTTGCGAATATTCCCAGACACTTTGTTGCATTACTCTAAATGCATGGATAATTTGAGTAAATTCACGTTGGGCATAGGGGATGTCAAAGGTTATTTTTTCGCCCGGTTTAAAGTTTCGAACTTTTCGAGCGATCATTTTAATCGGCGATAAGAGTCGATTAATCCAAATGAGCATCAGCCAAAGGATTCCAAAAACACTCAGGGCCATCCATCCATAAAGGGTATAAAACCGATTCATGGTTTTGTTAAATTCTTCACCCGAGTAGGTGAGTGTGATGGAACCGATTGGTTTAAGGGATGAGGGTTCCATCAGATTTTTAGATATTTTGATGGATTCATAGGGAGAAGATGTTGTATATTGCTGATAATCGAGGAGATTTTTCCCATTATTATCAGATATTTTAAGCGCGATAACTTCATCAAGACGTGTGATAGAAGAGAGTTTGTCTCCCATATCTTTTATCCCTAAAAATAGGGATAAAGAGATGGACGGTTCAACCGCATCAATCAATAAAGCGGCTTTCTCTTTTTGGGTATTCATAGTCAAATCACGAACGATTACAAAAGTTACGAAAGTAATGGTTGCAAAGATGATGAGAAAAGTGATCACCAGACTAAAAAAGAGTTTGGTTGAGAGTCGTGCATTTTTAAAACGGTTCATTCGATAAGTCTCGCAATTTGGAATAAAGTATCATTAAAACGAAATTTCCCCTCTTTAAGGACAGTTTTATTCATGTAGATGACGGTGGAGCGTTCAATGGCGATTGAACCCAATATGCCCTCTTCAAGATTAGACATATCATACGAAAAGGTTGGTATTGTATTGTTTATACCCCATGCTGCTATTTTTCGGGTGGATGACGTACTCATTTTAGTTAAATAGGTAAAAGAAATATCCTGGCGCACAAGAACTTCATCGACTGAAAGTGCCACTGTGCTAAAAGATAGGTTGGCTACTTTTCCATTATGGTTAAGATTGATTTCATCCGCGATCTTTTGGGCCACATTTTTACGATT
Encoded proteins:
- a CDS encoding host attachment protein, producing MEHNGKLIIVADMGELKSYKVQMITATNRYHLELQSDLDYIEGRQSMSETLSDDQGRFKNGSGEDHGAEHEREQRLVQQISDDISAMLSNAQPGSCYLAFPAKHHKELTSALSDRAQKALAKNIDADLVKCPVEDLLSHF
- a CDS encoding class I SAM-dependent methyltransferase; translated protein: MTERFNQAAQGWDKGDMRQNIAHSVFQTISSRISLLNNMNIMDFGAGTGLLSFKIASMVNQVVGVDLSEKMLEQLESKNSENLCVETICQNICEEPLNKQFHGIVSSMAMHHVEDTEDLFRTFHSHLKRDGFIAIADLEAEDGTFHSHGNDGVYHFGFERSVLRQTIENAGFEHVRFHHAYTVEKETREYPIFLVTASKKP
- a CDS encoding acetolactate synthase large subunit, which translates into the protein MQISGAQMVIEALIAEEVEVVFGYPGGAIMNVYDEIYKQRSFQHVLTRHEQAAVHAAEGYAKATGKVGVAMITSGPGFTNGVTGLADAYMDSIPLVLISGQVPMSLIGTDAFQEIDAVGISRPCTKHNYLVTDAADLPRILKEAFYIARTGRPGPVHVDIPKDVTAQIAKFDYTKEVDIETYKPTTKGNTRQIKKAMEAIASSKRPLLYLGGGIINANAAELVREFSKMTQIPAVETFMARGTLRYDDPLLISMLGMHGSYAANMAMSETDLVIGLGARFDDRVTGKLSEFAKNAQIIHVDIDPASISKLVNAHFPIVGDVKNVLEQMIPLAREQVDPKRYESWHNTIANFNKLHPLSYKEEGDRIKPQWVVERIGQLLGDGANISTDVGQHQMWTAQFYPFTRPRQWVSSGGLGTMGFGFPAAIGVKRADMDRVSINITGDGSILMNIQELMTAVEYKLPVINVILNNNFLGMVRQWQTLFYDKRHSSTDLSMQPDFVKLADAFGGVGYRVTTKDEFDAALKDAVEKNVVAIIDVAVNRFENVLPMVPAGGSLFNMMLEYKEK
- the ilvN gene encoding acetolactate synthase small subunit, which produces MMEQTERRVISVIVMNEASVLSRIAGLFSGRGYNIESLTVAPIPDSKYSRITIVTAGSVRVVEQITKQLHKLIPVLRVYEHADLVETEMALVKIPMSESLGDIEALTHAYNGRIVNVGSDTMIVMISDEPSRVNHFLEAIKRFHPKEIVRSGSVALER
- the lpxD gene encoding UDP-3-O-(3-hydroxymyristoyl)glucosamine N-acyltransferase, which encodes MKLYEIAAFLGCNEIQDSIEITGMNTLKNAVEGEISFLSDSKYEKELSETKASAVILPASKAHLLPAGVVVLNSDEPYMYVALLSKHFAKPIQSSDLPPVIGEGTRVYPTAHIENGARIGANCTIMSGVYIGAEAVIGDDVILYPNVSVYRDCVIGNRVMIHSGTVIGSDGFGYAHTKLGEHIKLYQNGKVIIEDDVEIGANTTVDCAVFGSTIIKQGVKIDNLVQIGHNCVVGEHSIIVSQSGLAGSTTLGRNVVMGGQSATAGHLSIAPFTTLAARSGVTKSIVNKGIYSGFPLMEHKLWLRMQAKLAKMLES
- a CDS encoding pyridoxal phosphate-dependent aminotransferase yields the protein MLTDRVNILSESITIAISTLAQELKAQGKNILSFSAGEPDFDTPQVIKDAAIKAINDGFTKYTAVDGIPDLKAAIALKLKRDNGLEYKPNQIIANNGAKHSLYNLFACTIQAGDEVIIPAPYWVTYPELVMYCGGTVVEIMTDDASGFKITPEQLKAALTPKTKMLILTSPSNPTGAVYSQEELTALGKVLEGTNVIVASDEMYEKLIYDGEFTSAAAVSDDMFQRTVTINGLSKSVAMTGWRFGYMAAANTEIIQATKKLQSQSTSNINSITQKAAIVGLNGDADADIEAMRVQFKARRDEAVKLFNEVEGLSVLSPAGAFYLFVNIKEVSNDSMQFCKELLEEQGIAVVPGVGFGSEGYFRFSFATDIESIREGIKRIATFVANKK
- a CDS encoding GGDEF domain-containing phosphodiesterase: MNRFKNARLSTKLFFSLVITFLIIFATITFVTFVIVRDLTMNTQKEKAALLIDAVEPSISLSLFLGIKDMGDKLSSITRLDEVIALKISDNNGKNLLDYQQYTTSSPYESIKISKNLMEPSSLKPIGSITLTYSGEEFNKTMNRFYTLYGWMALSVFGILWLMLIWINRLLSPIKMIARKVRNFKPGEKITFDIPYAQREFTQIIHAFRVMQQSVWEYSQEIETINKNLEIKIAEQTHEATRHLYYDNLTTLPNRLKLQEDLSTKQSNTVAILNIDDFKEINDFFGIDAGDWLLSQIAHWLVEMKLSPYRLGGDEFAFRLKQGSTSAEFRHNIEMLLSLLSEKLFMISEETVHVRATVGIAIDSEKPLIHADVALNKARSAKQPYSVYDQSEGIEQQYQANIAMSARIRQALVEHRIVCQYQPIVSCSSGKIEKFETLVRIKNEDDSLIAPNDFLPIAQKTKLYHHITQEVVYQACNLFAARHEQFSVNLSGSDILDSRTVSTIENILRQTGTADRIIFEILESEGIDNFDEVASFISRMKALGAKIAIDDFGTGYSNFENILKLNVDILKIDGSLIKSIDENPRHRIVVEAIVDFAQRIGIDTVAEFVSSEEILQNVTDLGITYAQGFHTGKPQFLNQQLM